A genomic segment from Stappia indica encodes:
- a CDS encoding AI-2E family transporter, whose protein sequence is MTVQSSPVALGSFTQRLVAVTLIIVAALALWYLRSLLLLVFAAILFAIVLRSLSAIVARPTGLGEGWSFVVATVTAVLAVALFVTVLGAQLQAQLLELRDRLPELLAPVEDWLGSGDVGEWLVERAEAMVSEGAVMSRIAGLSGWAVTLLANVVLVAAAGLYIGYRPGLYRGGLLMLFPRRARKGAAATMDALGSALQRWLLGQLASMVVVGTLIFLGLWAIGIEAALALAFIAGILEFIPFFGPVLAIAPAVALALAVDTSTAIWVFLLYLAVQQFEGNVLNPLIQQQAVSLPPAVTMFALLAFGVLFGPLGVLLATPLAVVCLVVAKQVWVGRVLGEPVSLPGKDRMRREQAGPAQVMR, encoded by the coding sequence ATGACCGTGCAATCCTCTCCTGTCGCCCTCGGCAGCTTCACGCAGCGGCTCGTCGCCGTCACCCTCATCATCGTCGCCGCGCTGGCCCTGTGGTACCTGCGCAGCCTGCTGCTCCTGGTCTTTGCCGCCATCCTGTTCGCCATCGTCCTGCGCAGCCTTTCCGCCATTGTCGCGCGGCCGACGGGCCTTGGCGAGGGCTGGTCCTTCGTCGTCGCCACGGTGACGGCCGTGCTGGCGGTGGCCCTCTTCGTCACCGTGCTCGGCGCCCAGCTGCAGGCACAGCTGCTGGAGTTGCGCGACCGGCTGCCGGAGCTGCTGGCGCCGGTGGAGGATTGGCTCGGCAGCGGCGATGTCGGCGAATGGCTGGTCGAGCGGGCGGAGGCCATGGTCTCGGAAGGGGCGGTGATGAGCCGGATCGCCGGCCTCTCCGGCTGGGCCGTCACGCTGCTTGCCAATGTGGTCCTGGTCGCGGCGGCCGGTCTTTACATCGGCTATCGGCCGGGTCTTTACCGCGGCGGGTTGCTGATGCTGTTTCCGCGGCGGGCGCGCAAGGGCGCCGCCGCCACGATGGATGCGCTGGGCAGCGCGCTGCAGCGTTGGCTGTTGGGTCAGCTCGCCTCGATGGTGGTGGTCGGCACGCTGATCTTCCTGGGTCTTTGGGCCATCGGGATCGAGGCGGCACTGGCGCTCGCCTTTATCGCCGGCATCCTGGAGTTCATCCCCTTCTTCGGCCCGGTTCTGGCCATTGCGCCTGCGGTCGCGCTCGCTCTTGCGGTCGACACCTCGACGGCGATCTGGGTTTTTCTGCTCTATCTCGCGGTCCAGCAGTTCGAGGGCAATGTGCTCAACCCCCTGATCCAGCAGCAGGCCGTCTCGCTTCCTCCCGCCGTGACGATGTTCGCGCTGCTCGCCTTCGGCGTGCTGTTCGGACCCTTGGGGGTCCTGCTGGCAACGCCGCTCGCCGTGGTCTGCCTGGTGGTGGCCAAGCAGGTCTGGGTCGGCCGGGTCCTGGGCGAGCCCGTCTCGCTGCCGGGAAAAGATCGCATGCGGCGGGAACAAGCCGGGCCGGCTCAGGTTATGCGATAG
- a CDS encoding DUF3008 family protein: protein MPAKSKSQQKAAGAALSAKRGETDKSDLKGASREMVESMTEKELEELASTSRKGKPDHASKS, encoded by the coding sequence ATGCCCGCAAAATCCAAGTCCCAGCAGAAGGCCGCCGGCGCCGCCCTGTCGGCGAAACGCGGCGAGACCGACAAGAGCGACCTGAAGGGGGCCTCCAGGGAAATGGTGGAGTCCATGACCGAGAAGGAACTGGAGGAGCTGGCCTCCACCTCCCGCAAGGGCAAGCCCGACCACGCGTCCAAGTCGTAG
- a CDS encoding BON domain-containing protein, translating to MVQKDRRFFGEAPEFLSERAAAAEMEHQVASALANDGTVDASDVTVTADHGGITLAGTVASTQEIARCSQIALEIGGVRHVRNIIGIWGSKM from the coding sequence ATGGTTCAAAAAGACAGGCGGTTTTTCGGCGAGGCCCCCGAATTTCTTTCCGAGCGCGCGGCCGCCGCCGAGATGGAACACCAGGTGGCCTCGGCGCTGGCGAACGACGGCACAGTCGACGCCTCGGACGTGACGGTGACCGCCGATCACGGCGGCATCACCCTGGCCGGAACGGTGGCCAGCACGCAGGAGATCGCCAGGTGTTCGCAGATCGCCCTGGAGATCGGCGGCGTGCGCCACGTTCGCAACATCATCGGGATCTGGGGATCGAAGATGTAG
- a CDS encoding alpha,alpha-trehalose-phosphate synthase (UDP-forming): protein MTQLSSPPSPVPPSDIPSALAGTAATPDASAHLEETGGDAETGRLVIVSNRVANLRSTGQAGGLAVGLAETLKERDGIWFGWNGAPDGVTGGEVQVERVGPAEQVTVPLSPKDVAGYYLGYANSVLWPLFHYRLDLVDYRPAFYESYQRVNETFARQLAPFLKDDDLIWVHDYHLIPLARCLRKAGCRQRIGFFLHIPFPPPDILVASPNHAELVEALLDYDVIGFQTQADAVNLKAYLAERSPAVQLDDTRFRVGTRTVTIDRFPIGIDAKGFAAMTREADDEVQIDLMRRQVLGRRQIIGVDRLDYSKGLPERLKAFDRLMAQHPELEKSVTYLQVAPPTREKVGAYGDIRAELEALVGAINGRLADFNWTPIRYIHRSVDRAKLAPLMRGSQVGFVTPLRDGMNLVAKEYVAAQDPADPGVLVLSRFAGAAEEMHEALLVNPYDIDEMARTLYQALTMPLAERRRRHEALLDHVMRHDARAWQEAFLAALSGATGSAARPQQAPS from the coding sequence ATGACCCAATTGTCGAGCCCTCCATCTCCCGTTCCCCCAAGCGACATTCCCTCGGCCCTGGCAGGCACGGCCGCCACGCCGGACGCCTCCGCGCATCTGGAGGAGACCGGCGGCGATGCGGAGACCGGCCGGCTGGTCATCGTCTCCAACCGCGTCGCCAACCTGCGCAGCACCGGCCAGGCCGGCGGCCTGGCGGTCGGGCTGGCGGAAACGCTGAAGGAGCGGGACGGCATCTGGTTCGGCTGGAACGGCGCCCCCGACGGCGTCACCGGAGGCGAGGTGCAGGTGGAGCGGGTCGGCCCGGCCGAGCAGGTGACGGTGCCGCTGTCGCCGAAGGACGTTGCCGGCTACTATCTCGGCTATGCCAACAGCGTGCTGTGGCCGCTCTTCCACTACCGGCTCGACCTCGTCGACTACCGGCCGGCCTTCTACGAGAGCTACCAGCGGGTCAACGAGACCTTCGCGCGGCAGCTGGCGCCCTTCCTGAAGGACGACGACCTCATCTGGGTGCACGACTATCACCTGATCCCGCTCGCCCGCTGCCTGCGCAAGGCCGGTTGCCGCCAGCGGATCGGCTTCTTCCTGCACATCCCCTTCCCCCCGCCCGACATCCTGGTGGCCTCGCCCAACCATGCCGAGCTGGTCGAGGCGCTGCTGGACTACGACGTGATCGGCTTCCAGACCCAGGCGGATGCGGTCAACCTGAAGGCCTATCTCGCCGAGCGCAGCCCGGCCGTGCAGCTGGACGACACCCGGTTCCGCGTCGGAACCCGCACGGTGACGATCGACCGCTTCCCCATCGGCATCGACGCGAAGGGCTTTGCCGCCATGACCCGCGAGGCGGACGACGAGGTGCAGATCGACCTGATGCGCCGGCAGGTGCTCGGCCGGCGCCAGATCATCGGCGTCGACCGGCTCGACTATTCCAAGGGCCTGCCGGAGCGGCTGAAGGCCTTCGACCGGCTGATGGCGCAGCATCCGGAGTTGGAAAAATCGGTGACCTATCTGCAGGTCGCCCCGCCGACCCGCGAGAAAGTCGGCGCCTATGGCGACATCCGCGCCGAGCTGGAGGCGCTGGTCGGCGCGATCAACGGCCGGCTCGCCGACTTCAACTGGACGCCGATCCGCTACATCCACCGGAGCGTCGACCGCGCCAAGCTGGCTCCCCTGATGCGCGGCAGCCAGGTCGGCTTCGTCACCCCCTTGCGCGACGGCATGAATCTGGTCGCCAAGGAATACGTGGCGGCGCAGGACCCGGCCGATCCCGGCGTCCTCGTCCTGTCGCGCTTTGCCGGAGCGGCCGAGGAGATGCACGAGGCGCTGCTCGTCAACCCCTACGACATCGACGAGATGGCACGAACGCTCTACCAGGCGCTGACCATGCCCCTGGCCGAACGCCGGCGCCGCCACGAGGCGCTGCTCGACCATGTCATGCGCCACGATGCCCGCGCCTGGCAGGAGGCGTTCCTCGCCGCCCTCAGCGGGGCGACAGGCAGCGCCGCACGCCCGCAGCAGGCGCCGTCGTAA
- a CDS encoding Ku protein yields the protein MTARAIWKGHLSVGELSCGIALYSAATTSERISFHYVNRRSGNRLRREFVDEATGKPVERDDQVKGYETAKDAYVVLEPDDIADAVPKGDKTLEICEFIACDDVDTVYFDKPYFLKPADEADEEAFALIREGMRAKKVAALARAVLFRRVRSMLIRPRGCGLLGHTLHFDYEVRAAGEAFNDIADIAITGEMRSLAKHIIETKTGSFDPSAFDDRYDAALAELVKAKAEGREIPKPKAQDEAKVVDLMEALRESAAAADKQKKTGRKKPGEKRAAPQGRKAG from the coding sequence ATGACGGCACGGGCCATCTGGAAGGGGCATCTCAGCGTCGGCGAGCTGTCCTGCGGCATCGCGCTCTATTCCGCCGCGACCACGTCCGAGCGCATCTCCTTCCACTATGTGAACCGCAGGAGCGGCAACCGCCTGCGCCGGGAGTTCGTCGACGAGGCGACCGGCAAGCCGGTGGAGCGCGACGACCAGGTCAAGGGCTACGAGACGGCGAAGGATGCCTATGTGGTGCTGGAGCCGGACGACATCGCCGATGCGGTGCCCAAGGGCGACAAGACGCTGGAAATCTGCGAGTTCATCGCCTGCGACGATGTCGACACGGTCTATTTCGACAAGCCCTATTTCCTGAAGCCCGCCGACGAGGCGGACGAGGAGGCCTTCGCGCTGATCCGCGAGGGCATGCGCGCCAAGAAGGTCGCAGCGCTCGCCCGGGCGGTGCTGTTCCGGCGGGTCCGCTCCATGCTGATCCGCCCGCGCGGCTGCGGGTTGCTCGGCCATACGCTGCATTTCGACTACGAGGTGCGTGCAGCGGGCGAGGCGTTTAACGACATTGCCGACATCGCGATCACGGGCGAGATGCGCTCGCTGGCCAAGCACATCATCGAGACCAAGACCGGCAGCTTCGATCCGTCCGCCTTCGACGACCGCTACGATGCGGCCCTTGCCGAGCTGGTCAAGGCCAAGGCCGAGGGGCGCGAGATCCCGAAACCGAAGGCGCAAGACGAGGCCAAGGTGGTCGATCTGATGGAGGCGCTGCGCGAAAGCGCGGCCGCCGCCGACAAGCAGAAGAAGACCGGTCGGAAGAAGCCCGGAGAGAAACGCGCCGCCCCGCAAGGGCGCAAGGCGGGCTGA
- the ligD gene encoding DNA ligase D: MSLETYRRKRDFAATPEPKGEPEGKASRGAAKHSFVIQEHHARRLHYDLRLELGGVYKSWAVTRGPSLVAGVKRLAVEVEDHPLAYGSFEGTIPKGEYGAGTVTIWDKGSWAPEGDAEKSLAKGHLEFTLSGNKLKGRWHLVRMARKGREKRNNWLLIKSEDEHARDEDAPDILDEDGTAEAADREKPAATVKGSKTAKMPDFVPPQLATLKRHAPTGKGWIHEIKFDGYRLQARIEDGKAVLLTRSGLDWTERFGPKVAEALAALPVQQAVLDGELVVEASGGASDFSALQADLSAGRTDRFVYVAFDLLHLDGRDLTGVRLDARKAALQRLLGTAPEVLRYSEHFEEDGEMVLRHACRLSLEGVISKRASGPYRSGRSKDWIKSKCGERQEMVIAGYMPSSTSDEAIGSLMLGVYEDGKLRHAGRVGTGFSRAVAEDLYKRLHAIERKTSPFAERLDATARRGVRFVKPELVAEVEFRSWTADRRVRHASFRGLREDKPARDVTREAPAGRDDPPAQPRPSIKLTHPDRVYWADAGVTKEGLADYYTQVWRFMAPLVVSRPLALLRCPRGTAQKCFFQKHAWKGMNGEILTRQDPLGEEGDSLIAIDSLDGLIGLVQGAALEIHPWQASLDDLEKPDQVVIDLDPGEGVDWPVMLDAARQVRDRLQDAGLVPFVKTTGGKGLHVVAPLKPKAGWDEVKGFARDLADAMEADDPELFIARSTKAARKGRIFVDYLRNGRNNTAIAPYSSRAREGATVAMPLAWDELDPSIGSGHFTVANAMARLDSLDEDPWADFRKAEAPLKPKAGRKRKG, encoded by the coding sequence ATGTCGCTGGAAACCTATCGCCGCAAGCGGGATTTCGCCGCGACGCCAGAGCCGAAGGGAGAGCCGGAGGGAAAGGCCTCCAGGGGCGCCGCGAAGCACAGTTTCGTCATCCAGGAGCATCACGCCCGGCGGCTGCATTACGACCTGCGGCTGGAGCTCGGCGGCGTCTACAAGAGCTGGGCGGTGACGCGGGGGCCGAGCCTCGTCGCCGGGGTCAAGCGCCTCGCCGTCGAGGTGGAGGACCACCCGCTCGCCTATGGCAGTTTCGAAGGCACGATCCCGAAGGGCGAATACGGCGCCGGCACGGTGACGATCTGGGACAAGGGCAGCTGGGCGCCCGAAGGCGATGCTGAAAAGTCCCTCGCCAAGGGGCATCTGGAATTCACGCTGTCGGGCAACAAGCTGAAGGGCCGGTGGCATCTGGTGCGCATGGCCCGCAAGGGCCGGGAAAAGCGCAACAACTGGCTGCTGATCAAGAGCGAGGACGAACACGCGCGGGACGAAGATGCGCCCGATATCCTGGACGAGGACGGCACGGCCGAGGCGGCCGACCGGGAAAAGCCCGCCGCGACCGTCAAGGGCTCGAAGACGGCGAAGATGCCGGACTTCGTGCCGCCGCAGCTGGCGACGCTGAAACGGCACGCCCCGACGGGCAAGGGGTGGATCCACGAGATCAAGTTCGACGGCTACCGGCTGCAGGCGAGGATCGAGGACGGCAAGGCGGTGCTGCTGACCCGCAGCGGGCTCGACTGGACGGAGCGGTTCGGCCCCAAGGTCGCCGAGGCGCTGGCCGCCCTCCCCGTGCAGCAGGCCGTGCTCGACGGCGAACTGGTGGTCGAGGCCTCCGGCGGGGCCTCCGACTTTTCCGCGCTGCAGGCCGATCTCAGTGCCGGCCGCACGGACCGTTTCGTCTATGTCGCCTTCGATCTTCTCCATCTCGACGGCCGCGACCTCACCGGCGTGCGCCTCGATGCGCGCAAGGCCGCGCTGCAACGGCTGCTGGGCACAGCGCCGGAGGTGCTGCGCTACAGCGAGCATTTCGAGGAAGACGGCGAGATGGTGCTGCGCCATGCCTGCCGGCTGAGCCTGGAAGGCGTGATCTCCAAGCGCGCCTCCGGCCCCTATCGCTCCGGCCGCAGCAAGGACTGGATCAAGTCGAAATGCGGCGAACGGCAGGAGATGGTGATTGCCGGCTATATGCCCTCCTCCACTTCGGACGAGGCCATCGGCTCGCTGATGCTCGGTGTTTATGAGGACGGCAAGCTGCGCCATGCCGGGCGGGTCGGCACCGGCTTTTCCCGCGCCGTCGCCGAGGACCTCTACAAGCGCCTGCACGCGATCGAGCGCAAGACCTCGCCCTTTGCCGAGCGGCTGGATGCCACCGCCCGGCGCGGTGTCCGCTTCGTCAAGCCGGAGCTGGTCGCCGAGGTCGAGTTCCGCAGCTGGACGGCGGACCGGCGCGTGCGCCACGCCTCGTTCCGGGGCCTGCGCGAGGACAAACCCGCGCGCGACGTCACCCGCGAAGCGCCGGCAGGCAGGGACGATCCCCCGGCGCAGCCGCGGCCGAGCATCAAGCTGACCCATCCCGACCGGGTCTACTGGGCAGACGCCGGCGTGACCAAGGAAGGGCTTGCCGACTATTACACGCAGGTCTGGCGCTTCATGGCGCCGCTGGTCGTCTCGCGCCCCCTCGCCCTGCTGCGCTGCCCGCGCGGAACGGCGCAGAAATGCTTCTTCCAGAAACACGCGTGGAAGGGCATGAACGGCGAGATCCTGACCCGGCAGGACCCGCTCGGCGAGGAGGGCGACAGCCTGATCGCCATCGACTCGCTGGATGGGCTGATCGGCCTCGTCCAGGGCGCGGCGCTGGAGATCCATCCCTGGCAGGCCTCGCTCGACGATCTGGAGAAGCCCGACCAGGTGGTGATCGACCTCGATCCGGGCGAGGGCGTCGACTGGCCGGTGATGCTGGACGCCGCCCGCCAGGTGCGGGACCGGCTGCAGGATGCGGGCCTCGTGCCCTTCGTCAAGACCACCGGCGGCAAGGGCCTGCATGTGGTCGCGCCCTTGAAGCCGAAGGCCGGCTGGGACGAGGTGAAGGGCTTTGCCCGCGACCTTGCCGATGCGATGGAGGCGGACGATCCGGAGCTTTTCATCGCCAGGTCGACCAAGGCGGCACGCAAGGGGCGGATCTTCGTCGACTACCTGCGCAACGGGCGCAACAACACCGCCATCGCGCCCTATTCGTCCCGTGCCCGCGAAGGCGCGACGGTCGCGATGCCGCTCGCCTGGGACGAGCTCGACCCGTCCATCGGCTCCGGCCATTTCACGGTCGCCAACGCCATGGCCCGGCTCGACAGCCTGGACGAGGACCCCTGGGCGGATTTCCGCAAGGCGGAGGCACCGCTGAAACCGAAGGCGGGCAGGAAGCGCAAAGGCTAG
- a CDS encoding Ku protein, translating to MAPRSFWKGYLRLSLVTCRVAMMPATTTRKKIRFHTLNRATGNRVESRYVDEKTGKPVREQDQRRGYPVSEDKLIVMEDEELDAVALDSTRMIDIETFVPREDIGWIYLDDAHYLTPDDKIAEEAFAVIREAMAATGTVGIARLVLYRRERAVMLEPRGKGIVVWTLRYGDEVREAEDYFADIDTSRPEPKALKLIGKLIEERTADWSGEMVSDPVQKRLKAIIAAKKRKQKPKAPRKSAKHDEGDAPQETSGNVVSIMDALRKSVAAEKGADKKSTGKSRR from the coding sequence ATGGCACCGCGCAGCTTCTGGAAGGGCTATCTGCGGCTTTCGCTCGTCACCTGCCGGGTGGCGATGATGCCGGCCACCACCACGCGAAAGAAGATCCGCTTCCACACGCTGAACCGCGCCACCGGCAACCGGGTGGAGAGCCGCTATGTCGACGAGAAGACCGGCAAGCCGGTGCGCGAGCAGGACCAGCGGCGCGGCTATCCCGTCTCCGAGGACAAGCTGATCGTGATGGAGGACGAGGAGCTCGACGCGGTGGCGCTCGACAGCACCCGCATGATCGACATCGAGACCTTCGTTCCGCGCGAGGATATCGGCTGGATCTATCTCGACGACGCCCACTACCTGACGCCGGACGACAAGATCGCCGAGGAGGCCTTCGCCGTCATCCGCGAGGCGATGGCCGCAACCGGCACGGTCGGCATCGCCCGGCTGGTGCTCTATCGCCGCGAGCGGGCGGTGATGCTGGAGCCGCGCGGCAAGGGCATCGTCGTGTGGACGCTGCGCTACGGCGACGAGGTCCGCGAGGCGGAGGACTATTTCGCCGACATCGACACATCCCGGCCCGAGCCCAAGGCGCTGAAGCTGATCGGCAAGCTGATCGAGGAGCGCACGGCCGACTGGTCCGGCGAGATGGTCAGCGATCCAGTGCAGAAGCGCCTGAAGGCGATCATCGCGGCGAAGAAGCGCAAGCAGAAGCCGAAGGCGCCCCGCAAGTCTGCAAAACACGACGAGGGCGATGCGCCGCAGGAGACATCCGGCAACGTGGTGTCGATCATGGACGCCCTGCGCAAGAGCGTTGCGGCGGAAAAGGGGGCGGACAAGAAATCAACAGGCAAATCGCGCCGCTAG
- a CDS encoding cytochrome c, which produces MSRLRNALLAGTFAGALGLWIASAAMAQELSFSQVERGRYLATASDCVACHTNIEEGGKRYAGGRGLETPFGTIYSSNLTPDEATGLGGWSRDEFYRALNEGISRDGSHLYPAMPYPHFTKMSREDADAIFAYLRTLEPVTAEIPENALPFPLSIRMSVAGWKLLFFDKVDFAVDPDQSQEWNRGRYLVDALAHCGACHTGKNLLGADKEDEYLRGGTLDNWYAPNIRGGVNGGLADWEAEDIVRFLGEGRSRHTAPMQRMGEVVGLSTQHLRDEDLMAIAVYLKSLDDAPREEAEAPAQARLETGEAIYFDNCAACHSADRSGVPDIFASLESSNKLTAEDPATVIRIILGGARAQQTEAVPSQIAMPGFAWKLTDQQVADVVTYLRAVSDRKAGPVSAGEVEDMREHLEEK; this is translated from the coding sequence ATGAGCCGGCTTCGCAATGCCTTGCTGGCGGGCACGTTCGCCGGCGCGCTGGGCCTTTGGATAGCTTCCGCGGCAATGGCGCAGGAACTCTCCTTCTCGCAGGTGGAGCGCGGCCGCTACCTTGCGACCGCCAGCGACTGCGTCGCCTGCCACACCAATATCGAGGAGGGCGGCAAACGCTATGCCGGCGGGCGCGGGCTGGAGACGCCGTTCGGCACGATCTATTCCAGCAACCTGACGCCGGACGAGGCGACGGGCCTCGGCGGCTGGAGCCGCGACGAGTTCTACCGGGCGCTCAACGAGGGGATCAGCCGGGACGGGTCGCATCTCTATCCGGCCATGCCCTATCCGCACTTCACCAAGATGTCCCGCGAGGACGCGGATGCGATCTTCGCCTATCTGCGCACGCTGGAGCCGGTGACGGCGGAGATCCCGGAGAACGCGCTGCCCTTCCCGCTCAGCATCCGCATGTCGGTGGCGGGTTGGAAGCTGCTGTTCTTCGACAAGGTGGACTTCGCGGTCGATCCGGACCAGTCGCAGGAGTGGAACCGCGGCCGCTACCTCGTCGATGCGCTGGCCCATTGCGGCGCCTGCCACACGGGCAAGAACCTGCTGGGCGCCGACAAGGAGGACGAATACCTGCGCGGGGGAACCCTCGACAACTGGTACGCCCCCAATATTCGCGGCGGCGTCAACGGCGGCCTTGCCGACTGGGAGGCGGAGGACATCGTCCGCTTCCTCGGCGAGGGGCGCTCGCGCCACACCGCGCCGATGCAGCGCATGGGCGAGGTCGTCGGCCTGTCCACCCAGCATCTGCGGGACGAGGACCTGATGGCGATCGCGGTCTATCTCAAGAGCCTCGACGATGCCCCGCGCGAGGAGGCCGAAGCCCCGGCGCAGGCGCGCCTCGAGACCGGCGAGGCGATCTATTTCGACAATTGCGCCGCCTGCCATTCGGCCGACCGCTCGGGCGTTCCCGACATCTTCGCCTCGCTGGAAAGCTCCAACAAGCTGACGGCGGAAGATCCGGCGACGGTCATCCGCATCATCCTCGGCGGCGCGCGGGCGCAGCAGACCGAGGCGGTTCCGAGCCAGATCGCCATGCCGGGCTTCGCCTGGAAGCTGACCGACCAGCAGGTGGCCGATGTCGTCACCTATCTGCGCGCGGTCTCGGACCGAAAGGCCGGCCCCGTCTCGGCCGGCGAGGTCGAGGACATGCGCGAACATCTCGAGGAGAAGTGA
- a CDS encoding GMC family oxidoreductase, with protein sequence MTKQLPRVDVVLVGFGWTGAIFAEKLTAAGLDVLALERGPWRDTPSDFATTFAQDELRYYWRHGMFQEASQDTLTFRNNSAQTALPMRRWGSFLPGNGVGGAGVHWNGQTYRFLPSDFVARSHNEERYGPLPADMTVQDYGVTYEELEPHFDYFEKICGICGQAGNVDGETIEGGNPFEGMRSDQYPNPPMRMTFSQDRFAASARALGLNPFPVPSANMSRAYVNPLGMQLAPCTYCGFCEKHGCGNYSKASPQTTIIPVLMQRPNFGLRTNSEVLSVEKTPDGKHATGVTYVDTSGEVWFQPADIVILCAYPLQNTRLLLLSEIGTPYDPRTGEGVVGKNYCYQVMSSATVFFEDEYTNGFVGAGALGMVVDDYNGDNFDHSGLGFIGGGYIACGTTNARPIESHPVPEDVPRWGSAWKRAVRENFLKTTSVGVHGSSMAHRSNHLDLDPTYKDVWGRPLLRMTYDFTLNDRRLTEHLTPVAEEIAHGMGGAHVKVNARRGSYDSEPYQTTHNTGGTIMGTDPASSVVNRYGQSWDLPNLFVTGAGLFPQNAGYNPTGTVGALAYWSVDAIINRYLPDPGPLVRP encoded by the coding sequence ATGACCAAGCAACTTCCGCGCGTCGATGTGGTTCTGGTCGGCTTCGGCTGGACCGGGGCGATCTTCGCCGAAAAGCTCACGGCCGCCGGCCTCGACGTGCTGGCGCTGGAGCGCGGGCCCTGGCGCGACACGCCGTCCGACTTCGCCACCACCTTCGCCCAGGACGAGCTGCGCTACTACTGGCGGCACGGCATGTTCCAGGAGGCCTCGCAGGACACCCTGACCTTCCGCAACAACAGCGCCCAGACGGCGCTGCCGATGCGGCGCTGGGGCTCGTTCCTGCCCGGCAACGGCGTCGGCGGGGCCGGCGTCCACTGGAACGGCCAGACCTATCGCTTTCTTCCCTCCGACTTCGTCGCGCGCAGCCATAACGAGGAGCGCTACGGCCCGCTGCCCGCGGACATGACAGTGCAGGACTACGGCGTCACCTACGAGGAGTTGGAGCCGCATTTCGACTATTTCGAGAAGATCTGCGGCATTTGCGGCCAGGCCGGCAACGTCGACGGCGAGACAATCGAGGGCGGCAACCCGTTCGAGGGCATGCGCAGCGACCAGTATCCCAATCCGCCGATGCGCATGACCTTCTCGCAGGACCGGTTCGCGGCCTCGGCGCGGGCGCTGGGGCTCAATCCCTTTCCCGTCCCCTCCGCCAACATGTCGCGCGCCTATGTCAATCCGCTCGGCATGCAGCTCGCCCCCTGCACCTATTGCGGCTTCTGCGAAAAGCACGGCTGCGGCAACTATTCCAAGGCCTCGCCGCAGACGACGATCATTCCCGTGCTGATGCAGCGGCCGAATTTCGGCCTGCGCACCAATTCCGAGGTGCTGTCGGTGGAAAAGACGCCCGACGGCAAGCATGCGACCGGCGTCACCTATGTGGACACCAGCGGCGAGGTCTGGTTCCAGCCCGCCGACATCGTCATCCTGTGTGCCTATCCGCTGCAGAACACGCGGCTGCTGCTCCTGTCGGAGATCGGCACGCCCTACGACCCGCGCACCGGCGAAGGGGTCGTCGGCAAGAACTACTGTTACCAGGTGATGTCCTCGGCGACGGTGTTCTTCGAGGACGAATACACCAACGGCTTCGTCGGCGCGGGCGCGCTCGGCATGGTCGTCGACGACTATAATGGCGACAATTTCGACCATTCGGGGCTCGGCTTCATCGGCGGCGGCTATATCGCCTGCGGCACCACCAATGCCCGGCCGATCGAGAGCCACCCGGTGCCCGAGGACGTGCCGCGCTGGGGCTCGGCCTGGAAACGGGCAGTGCGGGAGAACTTCCTGAAGACGACCAGCGTCGGCGTGCACGGCTCGTCGATGGCCCATCGCAGCAACCATCTCGATCTCGACCCGACCTACAAGGACGTGTGGGGCCGCCCGCTCCTGCGGATGACCTACGACTTCACGCTCAACGACCGGCGCCTGACCGAGCACCTGACGCCGGTTGCCGAGGAGATCGCCCACGGCATGGGCGGGGCGCATGTGAAGGTCAACGCCCGCCGCGGCTCCTACGACAGCGAGCCCTATCAGACCACGCACAACACGGGAGGCACCATCATGGGGACCGATCCGGCAAGCAGCGTCGTCAACCGCTACGGCCAGAGCTGGGACCTGCCGAACCTGTTCGTCACCGGCGCCGGGCTCTTCCCGCAAAACGCCGGCTACAATCCGACCGGCACGGTGGGCGCGCTGGCCTACTGGTCGGTGGATGCCATCATCAACCGGTATCTGCCGGATCCCGGCCCCCTGGTGCGCCCATGA